The Nostoc sp. 'Lobaria pulmonaria (5183) cyanobiont' genome window below encodes:
- a CDS encoding ABC transporter substrate-binding protein, giving the protein MNNAIARTTVLLSTCALLLTGCGGGTKTVTNSPTNSPNSIPNNTATNTPATTGTLSGAIPIGIGVAQTSNVALLGQEQVAGAKLAQKYFNSKGGVNGTPIKLVFQDTSGDEAGAINAFQTLINKDKVIGIVGPTLSQQAFSADPIGERAKVPIIGPSNTAKNIPEIGDYVARVSAPVSIVAPNSVKAALKQNPQLKKVAVFYAQNDAFSKSETEIFQQTVKDQGLELVTVQKFQTSDTDFQSQATNAINLKPDLVIISGLAADGGNLVRQLRELGYKGLIVGGNGLNTSNLLPVCKALCDGVLIAQAYSPEHPGEINATFRKAYIEEYKKEPPQFSAQAFAAVQVYVEALQSLDKKSKINKLQLPELRTQLNKQILEGAYNTPLGEIGFTPTGEVVQKDFYVAQIKMEKDGSQGKFIFLK; this is encoded by the coding sequence ATGAACAACGCGATCGCTCGGACAACAGTATTATTATCAACTTGCGCTTTGCTATTAACAGGCTGTGGGGGTGGCACTAAGACTGTAACAAATTCTCCAACTAATAGTCCAAATAGTATCCCAAATAACACTGCAACCAATACCCCAGCCACAACGGGTACATTATCAGGTGCTATTCCCATCGGTATTGGTGTTGCCCAAACTAGCAATGTGGCATTACTCGGTCAAGAGCAAGTTGCTGGAGCTAAACTTGCCCAGAAGTATTTCAATAGTAAAGGTGGTGTTAATGGCACACCAATTAAATTAGTTTTTCAAGATACTAGTGGTGATGAAGCAGGAGCAATTAACGCTTTTCAAACTCTAATTAATAAAGATAAAGTTATTGGAATTGTTGGCCCAACTTTGTCACAGCAAGCCTTTAGTGCCGATCCCATTGGCGAACGGGCAAAAGTACCAATTATTGGCCCATCAAATACTGCTAAAAATATTCCTGAAATTGGTGATTACGTTGCTCGTGTTTCTGCACCTGTTTCCATCGTTGCGCCTAATTCTGTCAAAGCTGCACTTAAGCAAAATCCCCAACTGAAAAAAGTCGCAGTTTTCTATGCTCAGAATGATGCATTTAGCAAGTCAGAAACGGAAATTTTTCAGCAAACAGTTAAGGATCAAGGGCTGGAATTGGTAACAGTGCAAAAATTCCAAACCAGTGACACAGATTTTCAAAGCCAAGCTACTAATGCAATTAATCTCAAACCAGATTTGGTGATTATTTCTGGCTTGGCTGCTGATGGTGGTAATTTAGTTAGGCAATTGCGGGAACTGGGTTATAAAGGTTTAATTGTCGGTGGAAATGGTCTAAATACATCAAATTTATTGCCAGTTTGTAAAGCACTTTGTGATGGGGTATTGATTGCTCAAGCCTACAGTCCAGAACATCCAGGTGAAATTAACGCGACGTTTCGTAAAGCCTATATTGAAGAATATAAAAAAGAACCACCCCAATTTAGCGCCCAAGCTTTTGCAGCGGTGCAGGTTTATGTCGAAGCACTGCAATCTTTAGATAAAAAAAGCAAAATCAACAAACTACAGCTACCAGAATTACGAACGCAGTTAAACAAACAAATACTTGAAGGAGCATACAATACACCGTTAGGTGAAATTGGTTTTACTCCCACAGGTGAAGTTGTGCAAAAAGATTTCTATGTTGCCCAAATCAAAATGGAAAAAGATGGAAGTCAAGGTAAATTCATATTTCTAAAATAG
- a CDS encoding Rpn family recombination-promoting nuclease/putative transposase, with protein MNVFSKSPHLVQLRRGQVAATSTLAPSPSLAPDNWVRWVTQIPNLVAGEILTSEFQWISRESDVLIRVTSPQHGEFLLLNELQLRYQSKMPRRMRAYAALAEEKYNLPTYPVLINILKTGNNEIPTSFRSNIAGLRAIQDYRVINLWEVDVNIAFEQPLPSLLPFVPILKGGENESTIREALQILRADQQLNQLETVLAFFATFVLESALIQEIMRWDMTVLRESPWYQEILREGEARGEARGILSSIEINLELKFSDKGLQLMPQINQINDLERLKTILRNVVTANNIEELQQIL; from the coding sequence GTGAATGTATTTTCTAAATCACCCCACCTTGTTCAGCTAAGAAGGGGGCAAGTTGCAGCGACATCAACTCTAGCACCTTCGCCCAGTCTTGCACCCGACAACTGGGTAAGATGGGTAACGCAGATTCCAAATCTCGTTGCTGGGGAAATTCTCACCAGTGAATTTCAGTGGATTAGCCGAGAAAGTGATGTATTAATCCGTGTCACAAGTCCCCAACACGGAGAATTTCTGCTTCTCAACGAGTTGCAATTACGTTATCAATCCAAAATGCCACGTCGGATGCGTGCATACGCTGCACTTGCGGAAGAAAAATATAACTTACCAACATACCCCGTTCTCATCAACATTCTTAAAACCGGTAACAACGAAATACCCACAAGCTTTAGATCAAATATTGCTGGATTACGGGCAATACAAGATTATCGGGTAATTAACCTGTGGGAAGTCGATGTCAACATTGCTTTTGAACAACCTTTACCTTCTTTACTGCCGTTTGTACCCATTCTCAAAGGTGGTGAAAATGAATCTACTATTAGAGAAGCATTGCAAATTCTCCGTGCTGATCAACAACTAAACCAACTGGAAACAGTCTTAGCTTTTTTTGCTACGTTTGTTTTAGAGAGTGCCCTAATTCAAGAAATCATGAGGTGGGATATGACTGTATTACGTGAGTCGCCTTGGTATCAGGAAATTTTACGCGAAGGAGAAGCACGCGGTGAAGCACGCGGAATACTTTCTAGTATTGAAATTAATTTAGAGTTGAAATTCAGTGATAAGGGGTTACAGTTAATGCCACAAATCAACCAAATTAATGATTTAGAGCGTTTGAAGACAATTTTACGGAATGTTGTAACTGCAAATAATATTGAGGAATTGCAACAGATTTTGTAA
- a CDS encoding ABC transporter ATP-binding protein produces the protein MSHSIPAANSNIVLEARALTRRFGGLVAVNNVSFSVNKHEIFGLIGPNGAGKTTLFNLITAFIPPSSGQLIYQGAKISQLRPHQIAALGIARTFQNIRLFGELSALENVIIARHLHTKSNMIKGVLGLPPAPTEEFKTKQKALDLLDLVGLSDRADEKAKNFAYGDQRRLEIARALALEPQILLLDEPAAGMNPNEKQQLSEFIRSLRDRFNLTIILIEHHVPLVMGLCDRIAVLDFGQLIALGEPSVVRNNPAVIEAYLGNE, from the coding sequence ATGTCACATAGTATTCCAGCAGCTAACAGCAATATTGTCTTAGAAGCAAGAGCATTAACTCGTCGCTTTGGTGGTTTAGTGGCGGTAAATAATGTATCTTTTAGTGTAAATAAACATGAGATTTTTGGACTGATTGGCCCTAATGGTGCTGGCAAAACAACACTGTTTAATTTGATTACTGCGTTCATTCCACCTTCTAGCGGTCAATTAATTTATCAAGGTGCAAAAATTTCCCAACTGCGTCCTCATCAAATTGCTGCTTTAGGTATTGCCCGTACCTTCCAAAATATTCGTTTGTTTGGAGAATTATCGGCGTTAGAAAATGTGATAATTGCCCGACATTTACACACTAAAAGTAATATGATTAAAGGAGTTTTGGGATTACCACCAGCGCCTACTGAAGAATTTAAAACTAAACAAAAAGCTTTAGATTTATTGGATTTGGTGGGATTAAGCGATCGCGCTGACGAAAAAGCCAAAAATTTTGCTTACGGCGATCAGCGTCGTCTGGAAATTGCCCGTGCTTTAGCATTAGAACCGCAAATTTTACTTCTCGACGAACCAGCGGCGGGAATGAACCCCAACGAAAAGCAGCAATTGAGTGAATTTATTCGTAGTCTGCGCGATCGCTTCAATTTAACGATCATCCTCATTGAACACCATGTACCATTGGTTATGGGTTTGTGCGATCGCATTGCTGTATTAGATTTTGGACAATTAATTGCTTTGGGTGAACCATCTGTAGTCAGAAATAATCCGGCTGTGATTGAGGCTTATTTGGGAAATGAATGA
- a CDS encoding Uma2 family endonuclease — protein sequence MKTYTRQKLTFEQFLEQCPEEGLYELVDGEIVEVRATRNHDDVADFTADSFKDEIKRLNLNYVVKNTAVFKTITANGIEQGRKHDVSVIDKDKWRSNRSAYAALEEPIQLAVEVTSTNWEDEYQRLGITEYWIVDYLAIGLREYLGNPKVPAVFVFLLDAEGKYQRTLFKGSERIGSQTFPELALTADQILTA from the coding sequence ATGAAAACATACACCAGACAAAAACTAACTTTCGAGCAATTTTTAGAACAGTGTCCAGAAGAAGGTTTATATGAACTTGTAGATGGAGAAATTGTAGAGGTGCGTGCAACCAGAAATCATGATGATGTCGCTGACTTTACGGCTGACTCTTTCAAAGATGAAATTAAACGTTTAAATCTTAATTACGTAGTAAAAAACACAGCAGTCTTTAAAACTATAACTGCTAATGGCATAGAGCAAGGGCGCAAGCATGATGTAAGTGTCATAGATAAAGATAAATGGCGCTCAAATCGTTCTGCTTATGCTGCACTTGAAGAACCCATCCAATTAGCTGTAGAGGTGACATCAACTAATTGGGAAGATGAATATCAACGTTTAGGTATTACAGAATATTGGATTGTAGATTATTTGGCAATTGGGCTAAGAGAGTATTTGGGAAATCCAAAAGTTCCGGCTGTATTTGTTTTTTTATTAGATGCTGAGGGAAAATACCAACGGACACTGTTTAAAGGTTCAGAACGGATTGGATCACAAACTTTTCCTGAACTGGCTCTGACAGCAGACCAAATATTAACAGCTTAA
- a CDS encoding branched-chain amino acid ABC transporter permease, with translation MTDFFATYASLIVSMVLGALLGLSLYLPLMTGQLSLASPGFYALGGYIAAILSTKVLTSSSSLFPIPLLLLEMLIAGIVCGLLGVIVGIPALRLRGIYLAIATIAFVEVLRVISLNLDITGGAVGIFGIPQPFQTQLEYLWIALPLLLISMVLLYRLERIRVGRAFIAIREDELAAGAMGINPTYYKVLAFTLGAILAGVVGAISAHFLNTWNARQGTFDASIIYLTFVLIGGSRTFLGPVVGGMVFTALPEILRSLADTGGLPNWLAQFLRDGRLIIFGLLIVIGTIFFPQGLITPDIFQRKKRTAKDAKSAK, from the coding sequence ATGACTGATTTTTTCGCTACTTACGCTTCTTTAATTGTCTCTATGGTATTGGGGGCACTACTAGGATTATCACTTTACTTACCGCTAATGACAGGACAGTTGTCTTTAGCTAGTCCCGGATTTTATGCTTTAGGTGGATATATTGCAGCAATTTTATCCACAAAAGTTTTAACATCTAGCAGTAGTTTATTTCCCATTCCATTGTTGTTATTGGAGATGTTAATTGCTGGTATAGTTTGTGGTTTATTGGGTGTAATAGTCGGGATTCCCGCTTTACGGTTGCGAGGAATTTATTTAGCGATCGCAACTATCGCTTTTGTGGAAGTTCTGCGCGTCATCTCCCTGAATCTAGATATTACAGGCGGTGCTGTTGGAATTTTTGGCATTCCTCAACCTTTCCAAACACAACTTGAATATTTATGGATTGCTCTGCCCTTATTATTAATTAGTATGGTGCTGCTTTATCGTTTAGAACGCATCCGCGTCGGAAGGGCTTTCATTGCTATCCGCGAAGATGAATTAGCTGCGGGTGCAATGGGAATTAATCCCACTTATTACAAAGTTTTGGCGTTTACACTAGGGGCTATACTTGCAGGGGTTGTAGGTGCAATTAGCGCTCACTTCCTCAATACCTGGAATGCTCGTCAAGGTACTTTTGATGCCAGTATTATATATTTAACTTTTGTTTTAATTGGTGGTTCGAGAACTTTTTTAGGGCCAGTAGTTGGAGGTATGGTATTTACAGCCTTACCAGAAATTCTGCGAAGCCTCGCTGATACTGGTGGTTTACCTAATTGGTTAGCACAATTTTTGCGCGATGGGAGATTAATTATTTTTGGCTTACTCATAGTAATAGGTACAATCTTTTTTCCCCAAGGGCTAATTACTCCAGATATTTTTCAAAGGAAAAAACGAACCGCAAAGGACGCAAAGAGCGCGAAGTAA
- a CDS encoding glycosyltransferase family 4 protein translates to MNQLNVLMLGPSLEQNGGIATLENLIIKHSLPYIKIQHINSHDEGSIAYRLSVFGKSLAILVWKLLSQKIDVVHIHISGGGSILRKAIFCVVAFLFNKPVLMHTNGSGFHLTYAKLPQLAQQLVSKIFQRCQGFIVVSESWQDYYILNLGLNPKQVIVLPNPSELPTQIPDRKNRSQISLVFCGRVGERKGAFDLIQAFANLSDHQRKCSRLIMAGDGEIEKAQQLAASLNLADEITFLGWINSEKRDEVLSQADVFILPSYNEGLPLAIVEAMSWSLPVISTPVGGIPELVISNKNGLLVPPGNIQQLSEAMELLIENETLRLSLGSVARQNVEPLDIKNCSIRLADIYDSLSKFN, encoded by the coding sequence ATGAACCAACTAAATGTATTAATGCTGGGGCCTAGTTTAGAACAAAATGGAGGAATAGCAACACTTGAAAATCTGATAATTAAGCATAGTCTTCCTTATATCAAAATCCAGCACATAAACAGCCATGATGAAGGCTCAATTGCTTATAGATTAAGTGTTTTTGGCAAATCTTTAGCTATATTGGTATGGAAATTATTAAGTCAAAAAATAGATGTTGTACACATTCATATTTCTGGTGGTGGTAGCATTCTGCGAAAAGCAATTTTTTGTGTTGTTGCCTTTCTCTTTAACAAACCCGTCTTGATGCATACTAATGGTTCCGGATTTCATCTAACTTACGCTAAACTTCCTCAACTAGCACAGCAACTTGTAAGTAAAATATTTCAGCGCTGCCAAGGGTTTATAGTTGTTTCAGAAAGTTGGCAAGATTACTATATCTTGAATCTAGGTTTAAATCCTAAGCAAGTTATTGTCTTGCCTAACCCCTCGGAATTACCTACACAGATTCCTGACCGCAAAAATCGGTCTCAAATCAGTTTGGTCTTTTGTGGGCGAGTCGGTGAACGCAAAGGGGCATTTGATTTGATTCAGGCATTTGCTAACCTGTCGGATCATCAAAGAAAATGTAGTCGGCTAATTATGGCAGGAGATGGTGAAATCGAAAAAGCGCAGCAGTTGGCTGCTAGTCTCAACCTTGCAGACGAGATAACTTTTTTGGGTTGGATTAATTCCGAAAAACGGGATGAAGTGTTGTCACAAGCAGATGTGTTTATTTTGCCTTCTTACAACGAGGGTCTGCCTCTGGCGATTGTGGAAGCTATGAGTTGGAGTTTGCCCGTGATTTCAACCCCTGTAGGAGGCATTCCTGAATTAGTGATTTCAAATAAAAATGGTTTGCTAGTTCCCCCAGGAAACATTCAACAATTATCAGAAGCTATGGAATTGTTGATTGAAAATGAAACTTTACGGCTCTCTCTGGGGAGTGTTGCTAGGCAAAATGTTGAACCATTGGATATTAAAAATTGTTCCATTCGTTTAGCTGATATTTATGATTCATTATCAAAATTTAATTAA
- a CDS encoding branched-chain amino acid ABC transporter permease → MNINLFLQQLLNGLSIGSVYAIFALGYTLVYSILGIINLAHGAIFTLGAYFTYALMGGNFGFNGLLANAALPIKLPFAIALILGSTLAGLVGVVMERVAFQPLRRQGSDPLLTVVSSLGVAVVIVNLIQYLIGAESYTYPANTYGNLPAAINFGSPENPIPIRSVQVVIFTVSVVIVAILTYFINRTKYGKAMQAIAEDPTTASLLGINSDRFIILTFFISSFLAGLAGTLVASSVSIAGPYFGIAFGLRGLAVIVLGGLGSIPGAVVGGLVIGLVEAFVPSEFSGYKDAVAFAILFIMLLVRPQGLLGRRFIQKV, encoded by the coding sequence ATGAATATCAATCTCTTTTTGCAGCAATTATTAAATGGCTTATCTATTGGCAGCGTCTATGCAATTTTTGCCTTAGGATATACCTTGGTTTATTCTATTTTGGGCATCATTAATTTAGCTCATGGCGCGATTTTTACCTTGGGTGCATATTTCACTTATGCACTTATGGGTGGGAATTTTGGATTTAATGGCTTGCTGGCTAATGCAGCCTTACCGATAAAATTACCATTTGCTATAGCCTTAATTTTAGGAAGCACCTTGGCGGGATTGGTAGGGGTAGTGATGGAACGTGTTGCTTTTCAACCTTTGCGCCGTCAAGGCTCCGATCCCTTGCTAACTGTTGTTTCCAGCTTGGGAGTAGCAGTGGTAATTGTGAATTTAATCCAGTATTTAATAGGCGCGGAAAGTTACACGTACCCCGCAAATACTTACGGTAATTTGCCAGCTGCGATTAACTTTGGTAGTCCAGAAAACCCAATTCCGATTCGCAGTGTTCAGGTGGTAATTTTTACTGTATCAGTGGTGATTGTGGCAATTCTTACCTATTTTATCAATCGAACTAAATATGGTAAGGCAATGCAAGCGATCGCAGAAGATCCAACTACAGCTAGTTTGTTAGGAATTAATAGCGATCGCTTTATCATCCTAACATTCTTCATCAGCAGTTTTTTAGCAGGATTAGCAGGAACTTTAGTCGCTTCTAGTGTTAGTATTGCAGGGCCATATTTCGGCATTGCTTTTGGTTTGCGGGGTTTAGCAGTAATTGTCTTAGGTGGTTTAGGTAGTATTCCTGGTGCAGTGGTGGGAGGCTTAGTAATTGGATTAGTGGAGGCGTTTGTTCCTTCTGAATTCTCTGGATATAAAGACGCAGTAGCGTTTGCAATTTTGTTTATCATGTTATTAGTTAGACCCCAAGGTTTGCTAGGGCGGCGGTTTATTCAGAAAGTTTAA
- a CDS encoding transposase, with protein sequence MPRPRRELKSGFCYHITTRCNNREFRLTRLECREVFLYAIKKAQDKYKFKLYALCIMSNHVHYLIEPQQPEDLPKIMHWLNWYTAMCFNRMLNRTGHFWEKRYHSTGFSNTDRQRALNTLRYIHANPKAAGIQQGFFYDFSNYGTHDRLSNDGITQWHPAFLQLGRTLEECAARYRRFCQKYKPKAQPEKRNFWGSHFLPSMIKSGKAKKSSPGQMSLPWDNQRVTESTEVHEVAEKFIQANRYQPTVPGIGFMKC encoded by the coding sequence ATGCCCCGCCCTCGACGCGAACTTAAATCAGGCTTTTGTTATCACATTACTACCCGTTGCAATAACCGGGAATTTCGGCTGACGCGGTTAGAATGTCGTGAAGTTTTCCTTTATGCCATTAAGAAGGCACAGGATAAGTATAAATTTAAACTCTATGCTTTGTGCATTATGTCGAATCATGTGCATTACTTGATAGAGCCACAACAGCCAGAAGATTTGCCCAAAATTATGCACTGGCTCAACTGGTATACTGCCATGTGCTTTAATCGAATGTTGAACCGCACTGGGCATTTTTGGGAGAAGCGATACCACAGTACAGGTTTTAGCAACACAGATCGACAACGGGCGTTGAATACTCTGCGATATATTCACGCTAACCCAAAAGCGGCGGGAATACAGCAGGGTTTTTTCTATGACTTTAGTAATTATGGCACTCACGACCGTTTGAGTAATGATGGCATAACTCAATGGCATCCAGCATTTTTACAATTGGGGCGAACTTTAGAAGAGTGCGCGGCCAGGTATCGCAGATTTTGTCAGAAATATAAGCCAAAAGCGCAACCAGAAAAGCGAAATTTTTGGGGAAGTCACTTTTTGCCTTCGATGATTAAGAGTGGGAAGGCTAAAAAGTCGTCGCCTGGGCAGATGAGTTTACCTTGGGATAACCAGAGGGTGACGGAATCTACTGAGGTGCATGAGGTAGCGGAAAAATTTATTCAGGCAAATCGCTATCAGCCGACGGTGCCAGGTATCGGATTTATGAAATGTTGA
- a CDS encoding DUF6464 family protein produces MLKTLLVIAIGFLPSLFSLWMMRRTQRSRLQMRQAAMNFPVVQRRQNVRPVEGDRYYLEGVGYLIGDISCKFNARSGYIRCAINPDGPCNGCRHYEPRELRGGSEKKT; encoded by the coding sequence GTGTTAAAGACACTTTTAGTGATTGCCATTGGTTTTTTACCGTCCCTGTTTTCCCTGTGGATGATGCGTAGAACCCAGCGATCGCGCTTGCAGATGAGGCAAGCAGCCATGAATTTTCCAGTAGTACAGAGACGGCAAAACGTCAGACCTGTGGAAGGCGATCGCTATTATTTAGAAGGTGTAGGTTATCTGATTGGCGATATCAGCTGCAAATTTAATGCCCGATCTGGCTACATCCGCTGTGCTATCAATCCCGACGGCCCATGTAATGGTTGTCGTCATTACGAACCTAGAGAGTTGAGAGGTGGTAGTGAAAAGAAGACTTAA
- a CDS encoding GUN4 domain-containing protein, translating into MRVFLFIQNYGFQRGRSLLSQVLLITMTQSQDNQPAWWESVQKILDNKLVGWGVPGIFIAIAADHAKNARWKEFAIFLGITVLVFIIIRIGNKLLPYFDKFLDWILTTQIPKWWTQITDRFGAEYLARQIAECEEYQGRGFSGEGLDLENVFVPLGFNSETPVSNPQDLTSGDQTEPEQNSESGQTATSITITTQQESEISSLLRKITKKNSRLRRLVILGAPGSGKTTLLRHITLLLALRKQSKLCRGLPQLIPILLRLRDVAPAIVADANSSLAQVIAKAMGDESTKTHDWFIKQLKDAKCLVMLDGLDEVADDEHRRQVSTWVYQQLRNYQHKLPFILTSRPQAYNQAPLPDTPAYFVRSFTTQQRNSFLFKWYFNLEKRKNSRKQSQKQLKKIAESKKNELVRQIDAVSSLRLMATNPLLLALIINTYKQKTSLSPTRTGLYKQVCDVLLQGRQSASGTTRYPLKPEQKQEALQALALEMTKRQVLQFTLDESNQDSNIFLAKEFLQAELAQMVEGGQQVKPEDFIERDDSGVRELLSDRKQEKLYEFTHRTFQEYLTAVELTKAEHEPYLLEVFTKNNQYLDGKNNQYLDWRRQTILFYAGQVKVDNLIDAALNNPTVATLTLAYECLQNKLRVSPKKEQELLKKVEEGLKSDDLEVFKLAASVQLEKRLNHLNEDCFVGSSEKEDQMAIATTETGDKIWPGQVVDDTEITEAEYRLFFLETTNSDLTIEIKPGEIGFAQGNAFCAWLSQRTRERFGEAGICYRRETSTEKFHLVRFRIPEKYHQLAYYLAAGMWKEADEETFKVMLEVAGREKQGYLQIEDIQEFPCEDLRTIDQLWVNYSNGKFGFSVQKKIYLEEGGILEGSRTSSPLLKIFAPFIRIYARFGGIRDDFDLDEIYKAFSRFGDRVEWRVGDNWIDLSKVKYSASACEGHLPSNFNTNTTNSKNTFFFLASRLVKCNI; encoded by the coding sequence ATGAGGGTTTTTTTATTCATACAGAACTACGGTTTTCAACGTGGACGCAGTTTATTAAGTCAAGTTTTATTAATTACTATGACTCAAAGCCAAGATAATCAACCCGCTTGGTGGGAATCGGTACAAAAGATTTTAGATAACAAATTAGTCGGGTGGGGTGTACCGGGTATTTTTATTGCTATTGCTGCTGATCATGCCAAAAATGCCCGATGGAAAGAGTTTGCTATCTTTTTAGGAATCACCGTTCTTGTCTTTATCATCATCAGAATTGGGAATAAACTTCTTCCCTATTTCGATAAATTTTTGGACTGGATACTTACTACTCAAATTCCCAAATGGTGGACGCAAATTACAGATCGGTTTGGGGCAGAGTATCTTGCCCGACAAATAGCTGAATGTGAAGAATACCAGGGGCGCGGATTTAGTGGCGAAGGACTGGATCTGGAAAATGTATTTGTCCCCTTGGGCTTTAATTCAGAAACGCCAGTTTCTAATCCTCAAGATTTGACCTCCGGTGATCAAACTGAGCCGGAGCAAAATTCGGAATCCGGGCAAACAGCAACCTCTATAACTATTACTACTCAGCAGGAAAGTGAAATTAGTAGTTTGCTGAGAAAGATTACGAAAAAAAATTCGAGGTTGCGACGACTGGTAATTTTAGGAGCGCCTGGTTCAGGAAAAACCACACTTTTACGGCACATCACGCTTCTGCTTGCTCTGCGAAAACAATCAAAATTGTGTCGAGGTTTGCCTCAACTTATTCCTATTTTGTTGAGGTTGAGAGATGTGGCTCCCGCTATTGTTGCAGATGCTAACTCCTCTCTAGCTCAAGTAATCGCTAAAGCGATGGGAGATGAATCAACAAAAACTCATGATTGGTTTATAAAACAGCTTAAAGACGCCAAGTGTTTGGTAATGTTAGATGGACTCGATGAAGTTGCGGACGATGAGCATCGACGGCAGGTAAGTACTTGGGTTTATCAGCAACTCCGAAATTATCAGCATAAATTACCGTTCATTCTCACATCGCGTCCACAAGCTTACAATCAAGCTCCTCTGCCAGATACCCCAGCTTATTTTGTGCGGTCATTCACCACTCAACAGCGCAATAGCTTTCTTTTCAAGTGGTATTTTAATCTAGAAAAACGTAAAAATTCTAGAAAACAATCACAAAAACAGTTGAAGAAAATTGCCGAATCCAAAAAAAACGAGTTAGTGCGGCAAATTGATGCAGTTTCTTCACTCCGCTTGATGGCAACTAACCCGCTTTTACTGGCATTGATTATTAATACTTACAAGCAGAAAACGAGTCTTTCTCCAACCCGAACAGGACTTTACAAGCAAGTTTGTGATGTGCTTCTCCAAGGACGGCAATCTGCTTCTGGAACTACCCGATATCCACTCAAGCCAGAGCAAAAGCAAGAAGCTTTGCAGGCACTCGCATTGGAGATGACCAAACGCCAAGTACTTCAGTTTACGCTAGATGAGAGTAATCAGGACAGTAATATTTTTCTAGCAAAAGAGTTTCTTCAGGCAGAACTAGCTCAGATGGTTGAGGGGGGACAACAGGTTAAACCAGAAGATTTTATCGAAAGAGATGATAGTGGTGTGCGAGAACTGTTGAGCGATCGCAAACAAGAAAAACTCTATGAATTTACCCATCGCACCTTTCAGGAGTATTTAACGGCGGTTGAACTCACAAAGGCAGAGCATGAGCCTTATTTATTAGAAGTTTTTACTAAAAATAACCAATACCTGGATGGAAAAAATAACCAATACCTGGATTGGAGGAGACAAACTATTTTATTCTATGCAGGTCAAGTCAAAGTCGATAACCTGATTGATGCGGCATTAAACAACCCAACTGTCGCCACCTTAACCCTTGCTTACGAGTGTTTGCAGAACAAGCTCAGAGTTAGTCCAAAGAAAGAACAGGAACTACTGAAAAAGGTAGAAGAGGGTTTGAAGTCAGATGACCTGGAAGTTTTTAAGTTAGCAGCATCAGTGCAACTGGAAAAACGGCTAAATCACCTGAACGAAGATTGTTTTGTAGGGAGTTCAGAAAAAGAAGACCAGATGGCGATCGCCACCACAGAGACAGGTGACAAAATCTGGCCAGGGCAAGTGGTAGATGATACTGAGATTACTGAGGCAGAATATCGCCTGTTTTTCTTAGAGACAACCAACAGCGACTTAACTATTGAAATCAAACCAGGTGAAATCGGCTTTGCCCAAGGAAATGCGTTTTGTGCCTGGTTGAGTCAGAGAACTAGAGAACGATTTGGTGAGGCAGGAATCTGTTATAGGCGCGAAACCTCAACAGAGAAATTTCACCTAGTCCGGTTTCGCATACCCGAAAAGTATCATCAACTCGCTTACTATCTAGCAGCAGGTATGTGGAAAGAGGCTGATGAGGAAACATTTAAGGTGATGCTGGAAGTCGCAGGAAGGGAAAAACAAGGCTATCTGCAAATAGAAGACATTCAGGAATTTCCCTGTGAAGACTTGAGAACTATTGACCAACTGTGGGTTAATTACAGCAATGGAAAATTTGGGTTTAGTGTTCAGAAAAAAATATATCTCGAAGAGGGTGGAATCTTAGAAGGAAGTCGAACAAGTTCACCTTTGTTGAAGATTTTCGCCCCCTTCATAAGGATATATGCACGTTTTGGTGGTATTAGGGATGATTTTGATTTAGACGAAATATACAAAGCTTTTAGTCGCTTCGGCGATCGCGTGGAGTGGAGAGTGGGTGACAATTGGATAGATTTGAGTAAAGTAAAATATAGTGCCTCTGCCTGTGAGGGACACTTACCTTCTAATTTCAATACCAATACCACGAACAGTAAGAACACCTTCTTTTTTCTCGCGTCGCGACTTGTAAAATGTAACATATAA